A DNA window from Rossellomorea marisflavi contains the following coding sequences:
- the rplM gene encoding 50S ribosomal protein L13 has translation MRTTYMAKATEIERKWLVVDAEGKTLGRLASEVASILRGKHKPTFTPHVDTGDHVIILNASKIELTGKKLTDKIYYRHSLHPGGLKQRTALEMRTNYSEKMLELTIKGMLPKGSLGRQMFKKLHVYAGAEHPHQAQQPEVYELRG, from the coding sequence ATGCGTACAACGTATATGGCTAAAGCCACTGAAATCGAACGTAAATGGCTCGTTGTAGATGCAGAAGGCAAAACTCTTGGTCGTTTGGCTAGTGAAGTTGCTTCTATTCTACGCGGTAAACACAAACCAACATTCACACCACATGTTGACACTGGTGATCACGTGATCATCTTGAACGCTTCTAAAATCGAATTGACTGGTAAAAAGCTTACTGACAAGATCTACTACCGTCACAGCCTTCACCCAGGTGGTTTGAAACAACGTACTGCATTGGAAATGCGTACAAACTACTCAGAAAAAATGCTTGAACTAACAATTAAAGGAATGCTTCCTAAAGGTTCCCTAGGTCGTCAAATGTTCAAGAAACTGCACGTATACGCTGGAGCGGAGCATCCGCACCAAGCACAACAACCTGAAGTTTACGAACTTCGTGGATAA